The genomic window GCGTGCTTTATGAGTGGAAGAGATTTGAAATtgttatataatataatttaaaattctattgcaaaaCTACTAACTGACAAAATGCTTTTGATGCTGACTGTACAAGTTTCGGATTTTGATTCTAATTTATAAACATATCAAATATCGAGTTAAGCCCACGTTGTACATTTCGTTTTCGACTGAGTATCAGTGAACTCACTGCGACTCACTTGATCGAACTcttagttgtttttgtttatatgctTAAATATTGTCTATGGAACAGCAGGTTcgttataaattaatataacattaatataaaaacaaacatgtCGATTACTTAAAGTATTATGAgaaagtaaattataaattgaaCAAATTAGGTATTAACACAATTGTTGTATCATTATCAAAATAGTTacgttttttaaataaaaaaagtttcctggcttaaataatttcaaacaTTGTGTCAGCTATGTATGATTTAATATTCTTTATGGCCTTGCAGTAACAAAGACAATTGACTTAGAAAGTGGATAAAGCTGCGGATGTAGGTGTAAAAAGTTTCTAATTTCAGAGGATCAAAAGTATACGAATGTGGGTAGCTATTTTGACTAGACTGTATTCCCAATTAAGATAGTGCCTCACATGATAGTTGCTTTAGCACAAAAGCAATGCGCACAGCATAGACAAAAAAGTCTCGTGATTGTAGAGTGGTTACCTTGGTTAAatgcttttttatttgaattcctCTTCCCCAAGTCTGTAGATAGACAATGAAATTACCTTTAGTCAAAGTTACAGAGTTTTCTTTGGCATAGTACAGTGTACAAGGATGTGTTCTCCGATGGGGTGAAATCGGGAAGGGAATTAAGGTCGGATAGGGTAAAACATTGAACAACTTCAGTTAGTGCGTCAATGGCAACTCACATTCAGGTATTACCTATTTCATCTATAAGCCGACCTGAGCAAAGGTCAGCAAGGCGGTGTATCGTTCTACCTTTGGCCGTATGCCTATATTTTGGTTTACTCTTAATATCTTCTTCGTCGTTCTCATTATCGTCCTCCCCTGTTGCGTCCCCGTCCTCGTTATCATCCTCGTTCTCATTGTCTGTTTTGTCATCGTCatcctcatcgtcatcgtcgtcttCGTCCCCgtcatcctcgtcctcatcaTTCTCTCCCTTGTTATCGTCGTTGTCATTGTCGTCCTCATCTTCTTCCTTGTCATCCTCATCTTCATCGTTCTCTtcgtcgtcctcgtcatcTCCATCATTATCCCCTTCGTCATTGTCATCGTCGTCGTTCTTATTATTATCTTCTTCTTCGTtttcgtcgtcgtcctcgttattatcttcatcttcatcgtCGTCGTTCTTATTATTATCTTCTTCttcatcgtcgtcgtccttATTATTATCTTcttcgtcatcgtcgtcgtccttATTATTATCTTcttcgtcatcgtcgtcgtccttATTATTATCTTCTTCGtcatcctcgtcgtcatcATTATTATCTTCTGCGTCATCCTCGTCCTTGTCGTCATCATTATTATCTTCTTCATCATCTTCGTCCTTGTCGTCCTCATTGTCATCTTCCCCGtcatcctcgtcgtcatcATTATCTTCTTCTTCATCTTCCTCTTCGTCATTCTCGTCGTCGTTATTGTCATCTTCATTATCGTCTTCGTCGTTCCCATTATCATCTTCTTCTTCGTCATCCTCTTCGTcctcattattattatcttcGTCATCCTCTTCGTcctcattattattatcttcGTCATCCCCGTCGTCCCCATtttcatcatcttcatcatccTCGTCTTCGTCAGCCCTATCAGTACCTTTCTCCCCCGTTTCATCTTCGTTATCCCCATTTTCATCGTCATCAGTGTCCCGTCCTTTCTTATGTAATCTTTCATTGCGAATCGAATTCTGCAGACGCTTTAATCTTTCTCGTTTATCCTCATCGCTTTCTTTGGGATAGCgcaatttaacaattttttcatTACTGTCGCCGTCATCATTGCCTATATAAGAAATTATCATTACGTTTTGtacttttaatttaagcaAGAAACGGGTTCATGATATTggttttgtagttttttaaGATTTATGGAATCCTTTTTAGTGTTAAATGACTTTGTGTCAAAAGTTTGGCTTATGAGCGTGTGTTATAAAGCATAAACACGTTTAAAAAAAGGACGCTTACTCTTTTGATTGACTAACCACTGCAGCAcacgattttcatttttgagaTTACCTGAGGAAAAAAAGACTGTTAGTTCCGGTGCACTAATATAGAAAAGACCAGCAACCTACCATCATACATAATCGGGACGCCGGTCTCGTAGTAGACCAAAGctggaaatgcaaaaatgccaATTTCATGAGCCAGCTTAACATCATTGGACTTGACAAATTGTATTCCGTGCTTGTCGGTGTCATCGTCGATGTTTTCCAACTCCTCCAAGATGTCAGAACACGATTCGCATTCATCGTCATCTGTTGTTGTTCAAATAACGAATGTCAATCGAACATTCAATTCAGATTAATGAATAATAAACTTACAGAAGAACACAGCCAGGTGCTCAACATCGTTGATCAGAACTTGCAGGGTTTTACGATCGACAGATTCAATGACATCAGCTGTAGACTCGTGCAAATCAATAACCCACTCAAGAATTTCCTCTTCCTTCATCAGGTCACCTTAAAacatatattcaaaatataaaccTTGGTATATAATGTCTCCATCATGAATGCATCAGATCTTACCGGTGTAAATTGTTCTAAACTTATGTCTATAAAATGCAAGTGCCGGCAGACCAGGCAGGTCGTACTCCTTATCAATATCATCGTCGGATGTCTTTACAAAGTCAATGTCTTTTTCCTCGCATTCGTCATCGATGTTCTCCAGCTCGTTAAGGATCTTCTGTGCTTTCTTATCGCCCTCAGCGTCTGCAGAAAAAGAGTTTAATGACAATTCCTTTACAACATTCCTTTTGAAGTTGTCTTACAGAAGAATACGACGACGTGATCGTTTTCAGCCAAGATCTTATCCAACATCTTCACATTCACCTCCTCAATTTTTCCGGGAATTTCAAGGGTCTCGTCGTCAGTTATCCAGGCCAACacctcgtcctcgtcgtctAGATCTCCGGTGAAATGGAGTGGATCACGGTTTCTAAAGAACACCAGGCGTGGATAGGTCTTGACATTGTATTTCTTAGCGATTCCGGTATCCTCAGTGGTAACAAAAATGATGCCAGCTTCATCCAATTCATCGTCGATGCTTTCCAGGGCGTTGAGAGTGTGTTCACAGGTCTCTCCGGGTTCGCAGGGACCCGTGAAGAAGACGACAACATACTCGTGTTCGTTGATCAGATTGACTAGGATCTCATCGGTAACCTCCTCGATAGTAGCTGTCTTTTTCTGGACAAGAAGCCACTCGAGCACCTCATCCTCGTTCATCAGATCGCCTTCATAAAGAGCCGGGATCTTGTTTTCGAAGTAGATAAGGGCAGGCAAATGATCGAGACCGTATTCCTTGGCTTCAGCAGCGTTATCAATGCGGACGATGACAATACCCTCCTTCTCCAGTTCATCATCGATGTTTTCCAGTTCGTTTAGGATGCGCATATCCTGCTTATCGTCCTTGTCGTCTGTGGGCGAATGTTAATGATTGCTATTGCTATAAACATATGTACTTTATCGGTGTGGCCTACTCACAGAATATAACCGCTAAGTGCTCGGTGTTCTCGACCAACTTGTCCTTCATCTCATCGGTGACCTCGGGAATTTCGGAATAGCGCTTCTGGTGCACCAACCAGCCAAGCAGCTCATCTTCTTTCATCAGATCACCCTCGTAGATGTGTGGAATTCCACGTTCGAAGAGTACAATCGATGGTATCTCATCGATACCCCATTCTTTTGCCTCCTTGTCATCATCGATCTTGACAAAGGCAATATCGTTCTGATCGCACTCATCGTCGATGTTTTCCAGTTCTGCGAGGATCTTCTGTGACTTTTTCTGGTCTTTGTCGtctggcaaaaagttttcatgcgttaatttaataattgtatGTAACCTTTTGGCGGCTATTAAATTAACTGATAAACAAACTGTTCTTTTGCTCAACTTGTAACGTAAAACCTACAATCTATACTACTTTCCTAACGGTTTTCCAGATTAACCCTTACAAAAAAGGGTCTACTAGTTATTGTTTAGTTATAAATTAATACGTTTTTTAAGCGCTTTTGAAAGTTACTACTAAAAAGCAGGGTTAATGTTACGATTGCAGTCACCCCAGAAGTACAACACCAATTCAACTGTACAATATCAACAGAGATAAGAAGTGGAGTGCGCAAGCGTCCTGGCACAAAGTTGCAGGGTCCTGAAATAACTTACAGAAAAGAACAGCAACATGGGGCATTTTCTCAATAATTAAATCCAACATTTCGTCGGTGATGTCCTCGATTTGATCGGAACTCGTTTGGTCTGTTAGCCATTTTAGAAGCTTCTCCTCGTCCTCCAGATTGCCCTCGTAAATAGTTGGAATGCCTTTTTCAAAGTATATCAGTTTAGGAACTTTATTGATGCCATATTCAACGGCCTCCTCGGGATTGTCGATCTTCACGAATGTAATGCCCAATGCGTCGCACTCGTCGTCAATGTTTTCCAGCTCCTCGAGTACTTTCTGGGACTTCTTGTCGTTGTTGTCGTCTGGAAAACAGCTTATGAGCAAATATGTTCTCCACCTTATGCGCAATGAGGGGAACGGGGTTTCAATATTTACAGAACAGCACGGCAATGACGCGTCCTTCTTTGATCATTGTATCGAGCATTTCGTCGGTGACGTCCTCGATCTCATCCCGTTCCAACTGTCCCAACAACCATTTCAGAATCTGCTCCTCGTCCATGAGATCGCCGTCGTACACATTCGGAATTTCTTTTTCAAAGTAAACAATGGCCGGAATCTGCAGATCGAATTATGTTATTCGTGTCAAAGACGTATCAATCTCCAGCTCGCTGGCTTCCTACCGAATCGATTCCGTAATCGCCTGCAGCCTTCGTATCATCGATTTTCACAAACTGAATGCCATGCTTGTCGCAGTCGTCGTCGATTTGCTCCAACTCCTCCAGCACGGTCATCGAATCGTCGTTTCCATGATCATCTGCAGCAGATTAATGTCAGTCGATTATCGCAGTCGTGTCTCGCTAAAAGTCTCATTCATCTACATACAAAATAGCACGACCAGGTTGTCGATATTGCTGATCAGCGTAGACAGAGTCTTCGAAGTGACGTCTTCAATCACATCATCCTCATCGCCCGTCGACTTATTCTGCACCAACCATTCCAAGACGTCCTCCTCTCGCTGAAGTTCACCTGGAGACACAGTTCGATATTAGCGAAATGAATACCGAGCTCAGCATAGGATTGATGTGTTTGATTGCTTGTTCTGAGTTTGATTTGAGTGGTGGTGCAGGTTTCAAGAGAATGTGGCTTGGGATGGAGGTATGTACCTTCGTATATGATTGGAGTCTGGTGGCGGTAATAGACCAAGGCTGGCAGGTTGCCTAGATTGTATTCGTCGGCCAATGCCTCGTCGTGTATCTTCACAAACCCGATGCCCAGCTGGTCAGCTTCGTCGTCAATATTCTCCAGCTCCTGCAAGGCCTTGGCGCACTTGCGGCATTGCTGTTTGTCTGGCGTTGGCGGATTGGTTGGATTGTTTCATAGAATCAGGCAAACATACAAAATTAGGGCCATCCGACAGAGGGGAAACGTCTCGATAAGCAAGGAGTGGAGTACAGTACAACAGGGTAGGGTCTGGTGTTGGTATGGTGGTATTATAATGCACGGAAAGAAAGAACATTCAGGGATTATGTTTCGTGCGGCCGTAAGTGGGGGTTATGCTGGAGCCATCTCAGACATAGAAGAGTGCATGCAAGGTCCATGGAATTCCACATAACTCTACGGTTACCCATTCTCTGCAAGGCGATTCGTTTATTTACACAATTTGTTTACAACATCCCTGTCGGTCTGCGTGCAACCTGTTGCAATGTGCTTGTCTTGGTAGAGGAAATACATATCAGCGTGGTTAAAGAAAGACGAAAAGCTTTCTCATTGCCTTTATTTTTCCTCTATTTCATTGCGTCGGGCTTGCCACATTCGTAAATGTGTTTTCAGCAAGCTTTCGCTTTTCTGGCGgacgctgcgtatacgtaatatttatttctgttgACTGGCCACATGTTTATGGCAACCTATAGTCGCACCTTTCCGAATGCAGTTAGCTGGCGGCAGTGCCCAAAATGACACGCCTTCAAAAGCCATTACCCCGACCAAAAAATATGTCTCTAATTTTCCCAATCAACGCGACTTATTCATAGCAGCTGTTTGAGTGGGTGTCGCCAAGGTGACAAGgccaacgcacacacactcgctcGCGAAAATTCTTCATAATTTACTGCAcaatgcaaaatgtttgcaaaaaCGTATTTGTGATAAATCTAGAAAATCAGACATGTTTGTGAGGCTCCAACTTTCTCACTGACCAATTTATGGCCCTGCCGCAGAAATGGGCAAATGTTGCACTTAACTAAAAATAACTATAAATAGTGCAAGTCAGTCGGGGAAGAGCCGGGCGGCACACACAGTTATAGAGCTGCAGTATAGGACGGCAATACCTATATAGGTATTCGTATATTATGTAAATCAGCATTTGGCTGCGACAACTGAAGATCTGCCCATAACCATGCACTGCCGGCTCGTGTGCGccatgctgatgctgatgtaTTGCTGAAtgcaaaagcaattaaaagcgCTGTCTGTCTGCAACCTCTGATGGATTCAAACTCAATTGCAGGGGGGAATGGTCAGGGGCGCAGTGAAGGGGCGGCACAATGGGCCACGATTTCTTGTCTTGTCTCACCTACATGCTGTTCTTCGCATCTATGCATTAGAAAAGgcgttttgtgttttgttttttgtatgctGTCTGCGTTTGATAAAAATACCTATGGATAGTGAGCGGATGCTACAGAAATGTTCTTCTGAATTCACACACTTGCCATGTGAGAGTGGCTATAGTTAGTTGTTTCAGaattaagcaaaaataacagcagcagcagcaagagcagCGAAAAATCATTTTGTTGGCCCACCAACTGCTTgagttttctatttttaacaCTAAAATTGTAGGTGGCTGTGTCGGAAAGAGACGGATGGCCACGAATACTTTGTTGTTGGCTAAGACATCACCGTGTGTCTATGTACGTGGTATATATACCACATCTGCAAGTATTGAATTTATAAGCATAAATTCTATAGGTAAATTCCTGCCTTTCTCCATAACTCACGCAAGGCCACCCTACACTCGGATATCGTCTCTGAGGAGATTCTGTCAGATTACGATTTCTAAACTGATCCAACTTCAATAGCTAAGTGCGAATACCGAATTTCCATTCAACTAGTCGCCGAATTGTCCAAATCACAGGATTTGGGATTGGGTTGTGATTTGGAGGAAGAAGGAGAAGAGTTGTGCCGACAAAAACATAATCTGGCGCCGAGCCCAGACATTCATCTGCATTGATTCTGTTgtaatgtttattattatacgtatacgtaatatatGTGTCTCCCTTGGTCGATAGCAAACGCTAAAATGAGATATCTTGTTTTTCTAAAAGATTACTGAGAATTACTACAGTGGTGATTGTGTCTATTTTAGAATGTGTCCTTTACCCGGGGCATCGACTTTAACTTGGCTGCCGGAGAGATTAAAGATTTCCCAGTCAAGATTGAAAAAAATTAGTTGGTTCCAAGCAAATTGGTGCAATATCAACTTGAACCTCCCAAGCGTTTCATCTTAGCAAGCACCAACACACTGAATTATTCGGTTAATTGGGTTATACAGCCAAttataaattacatatttacatgTCGGATAGTGGGCATTGCGAAATAATCTTTTCAAGTCAACTTTGGTATTACTGGAATCAGGAAAATTACGGTGGAGTAGGGTAAAACAGAAATTAATATGGGGGAAACGAAGTTTCGAAGTTGGTAATTATAAGGAGCAAGATAGAAGGTTCCCAGTATCTTTCAACTTACCCATAACCCTGGGCGGGCATGTTTCATGATCTGGACCTGAAGTCGTTTGATAAAATAGATATTGGATTGATAAATTGTCCTTTTGTACTTTGGCTCAAGGGTTCGAAACACCGCCGAAAgagatattattattatatagaGAGTTATATTAAATGTTAAGTATGCTGCCACGTAGATTCGGTTAGTCACAAGTAATATACGTATTTATAGAGAGAATATACAGAATAGGTACATTTGGTAGTAGTCTATACCTAGCTGTATGATTTTTAGTCACAAGAGAGCTAAACTGTTTGTGTTCGCTAAAAACTGCAACTGCTTTGAAAAAGAACATCATCAATTAAAGTCTCCAACATAGGAGTTTCCGGAGTGCTAAACGTTTGAAGAACTATGTGCTATGGTTAAGTCATTCACACTTACAGAATAGAACGGCTACAAAGTCGGTGTCCTCGATAATCTTCTGCAATATCTTGGCATTGACCTCCTCGATGCGATCGGGCAAGTCCATGGCCTCCAAGGAGGTGAGGAAATCGAGCACTCCTTCCTCGTCCATAAGATCGCCATCATATATGATGGGCTCCTTCTCCCTGCGGTTTTCGGGATTTATATTCGATTAGGTCTTGTATCTTATGCCCGATGGGAAGGTACCTACCTAAAGTAGGTGAGGGCGGGGAAGTTCTTGATGCCATACTGTTTGGCAAGTCGTTTGTCGTTGATTTTTACAAAGTCCACACCAAAGGAGTCGGTGTCATCGTCGATTTTCTCGAGCTCCGCTAGGACCTTATCACAGGTCACGCAGCTTCGCGCATCTGAAATCGTAGAAACCGAGCATGTTAGTACCCAAGATCGACTATTGATACCAGCAGCGATAACTAAATTCGCATTCGAATTGAAAACCCAAAGGCCTGGCCGAAGTGGAGCTAAATGCCGCAAAGATTATTCATTCGTATAGTAGATGCAGGATGCATCATCAGACCGTTCAGTTGAAAATAAGCCTGAATGAATGAGTGAAATGACAGCAGCGCCAGGCCAATTCTGTGCTATTAATGCGGCAGCAACTGCCAACAAATATGCtgaaatttctaaattaattCATAAAATTCATGCGGCCACTCACTATTAGGGAAATGAATTGCAGCACACAAAAGACCACCGTTGGCCCACGTCTCTACAAACGTTCTGGTTGGTTAAACGGCAGACCAGAGTGCAAAATCGAAATCATTAATATATCGCCGAGTAAACAGCCATTTCAATTGTTTGGAAATccgttcaaaataaattttcacaGCTTGGAAAGTAATCGCGAGTTGGTTCAATCTGCCCCCTGCTATCGGCACctaatgtttttatttacgaGCTCCAACACTAAGATGTTTCCTGTGTATACAGGAAAATCCACTGCAggatttttgatttaaaatcaaaatcaacatAAATAACGTTTAGTTGAAACAATAAACACATTTAGCTTATCGATAGATCTCGTTTACATATTGAGCTATCTGCGATGTGATGGCCAAAACCATGCAATTGGCGTAGATTTTCCATGATTATTTAGATTGTCAGCCAGCGTCATTGGACCTGAGGCTTTTggacttaaaatattttcattgtcAACGATTATTTTTGGAATTGCCGCCAATGCTAATGAAACACATCGGGAGGTATATAAAATAGAATATTACAATCCGAAGACCACTTTCGTGCTTATTAACTTTGACATTGGGGAGCAGCGCATTAAGGCCAAATCTATTTGTAAGATGATTTAAGATATTTAGCAAGAGTTTTATAAATAAGCCAATGTTTAACTCGAACGGGAACCATTTTTATGTAACCCAAAGATAGGTGACCAATGTAAGCAATTGGCTGAGTtgattgaaaataaatgtaaaaggGCAGGAAATCTGCTGCCAACTGGAAGGAAATGAAAGTCTGCTTACGAGGTACATTTTGTGCCAAAATTTTGCGCCAAAATAGActaaaaaaccgaaaatataaaGAGCTACAAAGACGAcggcaacgacaacgacaacgaggATTTCTCACAGCCAGAGAGATTTCTCTACTCATAAACAGATCGCAAAGATAGcgcagaaatgaaaaatatatcgAAAAGGGAAGGCAGCACAGACTACTGGCACTCGGGGAGGAAAtaaagaaatagaaaaaaaaaattaaccgAATGAAAATCGCGGACATTTCGAGCAACGaatttttcacatattttcatttgtatGTGAATTTTTAGAATTTTCACTAGcgaaaatttatataatatgGCTTCTGTTACTATTTCGAGTCCGGTCCGGTCCGGTCTGGCAACAAGTGAGCGGTGCCCGGACGGACGATGCCCCCCGGAGCATGTTCACACCCCATCCACTTACACCAAAAGACGGCCACGTAATCCTTGTCGGCCAGGagcttctccagctgcttgGCATTGACCTCCTCGATGACGGCCTCCGGTTCCGGAGGCGCCACTGGCTGCGAGCCCTTCTTGCTGTTGCCTGCTGCGCCACTCACATATCCGGGAAAACTCAGGGCCAGCAGAGCACACACGAGCAGCGAGAGAGTCTTGAGGCGGGTGATAATCATCCTGCGATTGGTGGTTACGGTTGTGATGTTCTTTAGGACCTTAACGCGAACATGCGTGCGCGTGCCTGCTCGTTTTGGTGTGTTCTACAGTTTATAGTGTTACAATTGTATAATTGATTCGTTATTGTCGTTTCGGGTCttcgttattaaaatttgtattccTTTGAGAATCGGGCACTATTTTTAGTTGATAATGGTGTTTCTTCTTtcgcaatttattttatgtataacaacattttgttcactgatacatatatgtatacggTGCTCGTATATGCTCAGGCGATATATATGTGGGGTATATACGAGAATAATTAGATTATATATGTGGCTTCTTGCTTCTATTAATTGAACGTTTTCCGCGGACTGTACTGTTTGCTCTTCAGATTTTGTTCCACTCCGTGCAGAGGTCCGCTCGCAACTGAAAGTATTTTGGTGGAATCTCGGTGCCATTCAAGGGGCCTTGTCCGAGCTTtcgggatggggatggggatcggGATCGTGGTCTTCGTGCTTTTCCGCTGCCTGTCCGCTCCGCCGAAAAGCTTACGAGGCGAGCGCAGGAGCGTCAATCGGGCCTATGTTATAAAAAATAagataaaattaaatatgtgAGACGTGGGAGGAGTGTGGTGAAATTCCGAAGAGCGAGAGTTTCCCTTTCCGATTGCAGTTCTCTGTTTATGCACTCCGGTGCAAACAAGCAACAGACTGCGAATGGTCCTATGAAAACAAACTTGGAGAATCGGTTTCTTGAAGCGCTACAATCCGCATCATTTTGTTTGGGATGGGAGATGCACGTGATACAATTCTGCCGTTGGTAAAACATAAGCTGGTAATAATAAGCTGCGAGCTGAAATTTTTGTCACTGAATCTAACTTTTTAACTTTGAATTTAACTTTTACTGTTGTCTTGTGCGTAGGATCCAGAATTTCTAATATTCGTATTTCCACGACTGCAAGTTAACATTGATGTTAACAAACACAACTTCTTCTTGCATGGTGCGCTGCAAACTTTAACACTAACATGATTTtcactaaatatttaattcattcATAATTCAATTGTATATCGCTTGcctttcctttttatttattccaattgttgaaattatgaaattaattCCTTTCGATGCCCTGTAATACGCAGGTCTTTTTACAATCTCTTTAAATCTCTGTTCTTTAATAAGAAAAAGGGATTTTAGGGGTCAAATGTACAAATCCATATTGACGTTTctttttctaaaaaaaaaaataagagggTCATTTAGTatttcaacaataaatttacaaTTCGTTTTTATCTAAAGCGGtcaatttttttcacttatttaGTTAAAATAGTATAATATTTAGTTGTTTTATTAGTTATAGACAAAATATTATCAGTAACTAAATCTTTCAAAATCAATCATCCAAAGCCAATTAAGCCAACTGTTTTTAGTTTCATCGCGtctatttactttaaaaaaatttgcaCGTAAATGCAATAATAACTAAATGTTcgtattaataaattaaatcttaaTAATTGCCGTGACAACTtttttgtatgtataaaaTGGCCGTAGCAATCTTCTATAACAACTTTTTTTTGTCCCTTTTGTGGGACAAACAAAGACAAATATGGtttcttaatttttaaaaaacaatatcaCCGCCAATTGGAGTTATCGATAGCTGTCATCGGCCAGCTGACAGTCCAGACAGTACCTATCGATAATATGCAGTCGAGCGAGATTTACGAATATGTGAGCACACACTTTAGTTTTTCGTTAGGAACGGTACGCTTGTTCTGTCGCGCACCAAATATTTTCGGCcccaatgcaaatgcaaacgcTTTTACGGCGTGTGTAGTGCATTCAAAATTATCAGATACCCGACGGTGTCCACAGTTTCCAGAGAAGTGTCCGAGGAATCGATGCATTCAGCGGAAACGGAAGAAACTCGCGCCTGGGTGGACAAAATTTGATCTTTGACGCGGTTTAAATAAAGGTAACCCCGCCATCCATGAATAAAAACCACTCTTCCCACGGGTGCTTCCGCGATTGGGCCACAATGTGGGTGCTGTGGCCAATTCACCTTGAACCCAGCATTGCAGAAGGGGCCGCATACCAAATCCAATTGCCTGCGCTTGTGTGTATACCTGCGCCCCTTCCGCATGTGTGTGCATAAACATTGACGCCCACCCACCCGATAAACAGCTGTTGGTCCGATTGCCGTCCGCTTCTCTAGGTTATTAAGGCGGCCGAGGCATATAAGGGTAAGGCAAAGGGGCCCTTCATACTGAGGCAGTTCTTTTCGCGCTATGGGCGTAGGCTTGCCAGGGTGCGGGACCGTGGCTGTGGCAAGGCGAAGGTGAAAGTCATCAGCTGATATCGCCCTGCTGCCTGCAAAACCCGTTATGCACAGCAGCTGTTCGACGCCGACTGTGTAGTATGTGGGGCAAAATCCCATCCGCGAACTCACGACGTGGGTTTGGTGGGGCCTACTCCCCAGTTATATCCGGATAGCGGGCACCTCGCTATCGCAGGCCGATGTAAATTAGAGGCTTTCGCGCCGCAGCTGTAAGACCTAATTGAAGATTTCTTTGTTCGTTCGCAGGCTGCACGACACTTCGAGGGCTTTTATGTGATTATTACTATGAAATTGGATGAAATAGTTGCATGGTAAGCGAACAATGCTCCATTACTCTCCGGACTATTTAATTCTtcgcttttgcatttttgtagGTACCAGAAGAGAATCGGCACCTATGACAAGCAAGAATGGGAAAAGACCGTCGAACAGAAGATCTTGGATGGCTTCAATAAtgtcaatttaaaaaacacaaagcTAAAGACGGATCTAATAGATGTGGACTTGGTGCGAGGCAAGTTTTACCCGACACCCTAAAAATGGTCCcaacaattaaacaattttttttaggTTCCACCTTCCCCAAGGCCAAGCCCAAGCAGTCGCTACTTACCGTGATACGCCTAGCCATTCTGCGCTATGTACTGCTGCCCCTTTATGCCCAGTGGTGGGTCAAGCAGACCACGCCCAACGCATTCGGCTTCATCCTGGTCCTCTACCTCACACAGTTGTCCAACTGGGCTATCTACGTTCTCCA from Drosophila yakuba strain Tai18E2 chromosome 2L, Prin_Dyak_Tai18E2_2.1, whole genome shotgun sequence includes these protein-coding regions:
- the LOC6528316 gene encoding WASH complex subunit 2 isoform X20 codes for the protein MIITRLKTLSLLVCALLALSFPGYVSGAAGNSKKGSQPVAPPEPEAVIEEVNAKQLEKLLADKDYVAVFWYARSCVTCDKVLAELEKIDDDTDSFGVDFVKINDKRLAKQYGIKNFPALTYFREKEPIIYDGDLMDEEGVLDFLTSLEAMDLPDRIEEVNAKILQKIIEDTDFVAVLFYDKDQKKSQKILAELENIDDECDQNDIAFVKIDDDKEAKEWGIDEIPSIVLFERGIPHIYEGDLMKEDELLGWLVHQKRYSEIPEVTDEMKDKLVENTEHLAVIFYDKDDKQDMRILNELENIDDELEKEGIVIVRIDNAAEAKEYGLDHLPALIYFENKIPALYEGDLMNEDEVLEWLLVQKKTATIEEVTDEILVNLINEHEYVVVFFTGPCEPGETCEHTLNALESIDDELDEAGIIFVTTEDTGIAKKYNVKTYPRLVFFRNRDPLHFTGDLDDEDEVLAWITDDETLEIPGKIEEVNVKMLDKILAENDHVVVFFYAEGDKKAQKILNELENIDDECEEKDIDFVKTSDDDIDKEYDLPGLPALAFYRHKFRTIYTGDLMKEEEILEWVIDLHESTADVIESVDRKTLQVLINDVEHLAVFFYDDECESCSDILEELENIDDDTDKHGIQFVKSNDVKLAHEIGIFAFPALVYYETGVPIMYDGNLKNENRVLQWLVNQKSNDDGDSNEKIVKLRYPKESDEDKRERLKRLQNSIRNERLHKKGRDTDDDENGDNEDETGEKGTDRADEDEDDEDDENGDDGDDEDNNNEDEEDDEDNNNEDEEDDEEEDDNGNDEDDNEDDNNDDENDEEEDEEEDNDDDEDDGEDDNEDDKDEDDEEDNNDDDKDEDDAEDNNDDDEDDEEDNNKDDDDDEEDNNKDDDDDEEDNNKDDDDEEEDNNKNDDDEDEDNNEDDDENEEEDNNKNDDDDNDEGDNDGDDEDDEENDEDEDDKEEDEDDNDNDDNKGENDEDEDDGDEDDDDDEDDDDKTDNENEDDNEDGDATGEDDNENDEEDIKSKPKYRHTAKGRTIHRLADLCSGRLIDEIDLGKRNSNKKAFNQDDECFYVGLGHDGHSAKRGNNFVPNDYKPFQCCPTKLEKSTKVPKMTAQRIGHSEGDQGKRPSGGNFQFAGQASSKSATKTAATKKQAKLSKDTKDTKDTDDDDEDDEDKPLVKVSYANKRSGGSNKPQAGKKSKDNDDQSQEVEKVSKQKSSKKSGKLNVKSGYLSVGVRQQFN